Proteins from a single region of Sinorhizobium alkalisoli:
- a CDS encoding CocE/NonD family hydrolase: MTDRNFTVIENEWIALKDGTRLASRIWMPEGTEQNPVPAVLEFLPYRKRDGTSARDESTYPGFAAAGIAGVRVDIRGSGESEGVIDGEYTPRELSDASEIIEWIAAQPWSNGKVGMMGISWGGFNALQVAALKPPALKAVISIASTVDRYNDDIHYKNGCHLSAQLSWAATMLAYQSRSPDPELVGERWKEMWLERLENEPFFLEEWLEHQRRDDFWRHGSICEDFDGFPVPALVIAGWADGYRNTPIKAIEGLGDRAKALIGPWVHKYPHFAWPKPRADFLSEAIRWWNRWLRNERNDAEQLPQMRAYILDGPRPALRRDEDAGRWIAKDVWTAPEMRSFGIARDGSLASGRSREGIGDVYLRSPLDTGTAAGEYFTLKPDAELAGDQRIDDAGSLTFETHPLLEAEDYLGQPVLSLDVSCAAATANLIARLVDVHPDGTATRVSFGVLNLAHRNGNAKPVPMEKNHRTRITLVLDACGYRFRAGHRIRLSLSTSYWPMILPSPSDPGLTVDTESLSLSLPLLGDHREIVVPQPANPNPLPHYIAHSQPQTRRTVERDMTRGVTHYTIYEDTGLVEHPDTGNATQDIRCEIWSIAPDDPHSVTGVSTWTCTARRDGRSLKTISKSRLSCTGSEWITSAKVEAFEEETKIFEKTFEKRIRRDLM, from the coding sequence ATGACCGACCGCAACTTCACCGTCATCGAAAACGAATGGATCGCGCTCAAAGACGGGACTCGGCTTGCCTCGCGCATCTGGATGCCGGAGGGAACCGAGCAGAACCCCGTGCCGGCGGTGCTCGAATTCCTGCCTTATCGCAAGCGCGACGGCACCAGTGCGCGCGATGAATCCACCTATCCCGGCTTCGCCGCAGCCGGCATCGCCGGCGTTCGCGTTGACATCCGCGGATCGGGCGAATCCGAAGGCGTGATCGACGGCGAATACACGCCGCGCGAGCTGTCCGACGCATCAGAGATCATCGAATGGATCGCCGCGCAACCCTGGTCGAACGGCAAGGTCGGCATGATGGGCATTTCCTGGGGCGGCTTCAACGCGCTGCAGGTGGCCGCCCTCAAGCCGCCGGCCTTGAAGGCGGTGATCTCCATCGCCTCGACCGTCGACCGCTACAATGACGACATCCACTACAAGAACGGCTGCCATCTCTCCGCACAGCTCTCCTGGGCTGCGACCATGCTCGCTTACCAATCGCGCTCCCCCGATCCGGAACTCGTCGGCGAACGCTGGAAGGAAATGTGGCTGGAGCGGCTGGAGAACGAACCCTTCTTCCTCGAGGAATGGCTCGAACACCAGCGCCGCGACGACTTCTGGCGCCACGGCTCCATATGCGAAGACTTCGACGGTTTCCCGGTTCCGGCTCTCGTCATCGCCGGCTGGGCCGACGGCTACCGCAACACGCCGATCAAGGCGATCGAGGGTCTGGGCGACAGGGCCAAGGCGCTGATCGGCCCCTGGGTGCACAAATATCCGCATTTCGCCTGGCCGAAGCCGCGGGCGGATTTCCTCAGCGAGGCGATCCGCTGGTGGAACCGCTGGCTGCGAAACGAACGGAACGATGCCGAGCAGCTGCCGCAGATGCGCGCCTATATCCTCGACGGGCCGAGACCGGCGCTCCGCCGCGATGAGGATGCCGGCCGATGGATCGCCAAGGATGTTTGGACGGCACCCGAGATGCGCTCCTTCGGCATTGCCCGCGACGGCAGCCTCGCCAGCGGCCGTTCGAGAGAAGGCATCGGCGACGTCTACCTCCGTTCGCCGCTCGACACCGGCACGGCCGCCGGCGAGTATTTCACCCTCAAGCCGGACGCGGAGCTGGCGGGCGACCAGCGCATCGACGATGCCGGCTCCCTCACCTTCGAGACGCATCCTTTGCTCGAGGCCGAGGACTATCTCGGGCAACCGGTCCTCAGCCTCGACGTCAGTTGCGCCGCCGCGACCGCCAACCTGATCGCACGCCTCGTCGACGTCCATCCGGACGGCACGGCGACCCGCGTCTCCTTCGGCGTGTTGAACCTGGCCCACCGCAACGGCAATGCAAAGCCGGTGCCGATGGAGAAGAACCATAGGACGCGCATCACTCTCGTGCTCGACGCCTGCGGCTATCGCTTCCGCGCCGGTCATCGTATCCGCCTGTCGCTGTCGACATCCTATTGGCCGATGATCCTGCCGAGCCCAAGCGATCCCGGCCTGACGGTCGACACGGAGAGCCTGTCGCTTTCGCTGCCGCTCCTCGGGGACCATCGCGAAATCGTCGTGCCGCAGCCAGCCAATCCCAACCCGCTGCCGCATTATATCGCGCACTCGCAGCCGCAGACCCGACGGACGGTCGAACGCGACATGACGCGGGGCGTGACCCATTACACGATCTATGAGGACACAGGCCTCGTCGAGCACCCCGATACCGGCAATGCGACACAGGACATACGCTGCGAAATCTGGTCGATCGCCCCCGACGATCCGCATTCTGTGACGGGCGTCTCCACCTGGACCTGTACCGCCCGGCGCGATGGCAGATCCTTGAAGACGATCTCGAAGTCGCGACTTTCCTGCACCGGGAGCGAATGGATCACCTCGGCCAAGGTCGAAGCGTTCGAGGAGGAGACAAAGATCTTTGAAAAGACCTTTGAGAAGCGCATTCGACGGGACCTGATGTGA
- a CDS encoding alpha/beta hydrolase — protein sequence MDLHRSKPMPAEPEILAFHVRCEAFYPADAVNASVGDQRRYYDALCAEFDAPTPDGLTRRDARIGGRIPVRYYRPAEVATEARIIYLHGGGFVVGSLDSHDAICAELADRTRAELVSVDYRLAPEHVWPAAHEDCYSVLETLIAEGRPLVIVGDSAGGNLAAGLVLRARSEGLAGIAGQVLIYPALGGDLVGGSYVEMGEAPGLSTADVAYYREILRAPAADVLAHPLKAKDFAGLPPTYITAARFDPLRDDARTYAAELAAAGVDITFREEPQMIHAWLRARHVSPGAREGFRRLVDGVARLVGTA from the coding sequence ATGGATCTGCACCGTTCGAAACCGATGCCGGCCGAGCCGGAAATTCTCGCCTTCCATGTGCGTTGCGAAGCCTTCTATCCGGCTGACGCCGTGAATGCTTCCGTGGGGGATCAGCGGCGATACTACGACGCGCTTTGCGCCGAATTCGATGCGCCGACACCGGACGGGCTGACGCGGCGAGATGCCCGCATCGGTGGGCGGATTCCGGTCCGTTATTACCGGCCGGCGGAGGTCGCGACCGAGGCGCGCATTATTTATCTCCACGGCGGTGGCTTTGTCGTCGGTTCGCTCGACAGCCACGACGCCATTTGCGCAGAGCTGGCGGACAGAACGCGGGCGGAACTGGTCTCGGTCGACTATCGGCTGGCACCGGAGCATGTCTGGCCCGCGGCCCACGAGGACTGCTACAGCGTGCTCGAGACGCTGATCGCCGAGGGCAGGCCACTGGTGATCGTCGGCGACAGTGCCGGCGGCAATCTCGCGGCCGGCCTCGTGCTCAGGGCCAGGTCGGAAGGGCTTGCCGGCATCGCCGGACAGGTGCTGATCTATCCCGCGCTCGGTGGCGATCTCGTCGGCGGCTCCTATGTCGAAATGGGTGAAGCGCCCGGGCTTTCGACGGCGGATGTCGCCTATTACCGGGAGATCCTGAGGGCACCGGCGGCCGATGTCTTGGCGCACCCGCTCAAGGCGAAGGACTTCGCCGGGCTGCCGCCAACCTATATAACCGCCGCCAGGTTCGACCCCTTGCGCGACGACGCACGCACCTACGCGGCTGAGCTTGCTGCCGCGGGCGTCGACATCACCTTTCGGGAGGAGCCGCAGATGATCCACGCCTGGCTCCGGGCGCGGCATGTGAGCCCAGGAGCGCGGGAGGGCTTCCGCCGCCTCGTCGATGGCGTGGCGAGACTGGTCGGAACGGCATGA
- a CDS encoding LysR substrate-binding domain-containing protein, producing MAFTLRQLQYFVAVAEQGSVTRAAQNLSISQSSITEAIKELEGDLGVELFDRHPRGLSVTHNGHQFLRHATKILADVSDARRSFSDSREERGGKLNLGVTSLVAGYVLSDLLARYRRACPGVEVSALEDNGSYLEHLLIGGELDVAVMVISNLRDRMALQAEILETSPYRLWLPIGHPLVSADIISVGDIAREPLIMLTVDEIEENTGKLLTALGARPHVAFRTRSVEAVRSLVATGAGIALLPDLIYRPWSLEGDRIESRDVSGALPVVQVGMVWRKGSSLPHSARDFVGIAEAMRSARPR from the coding sequence ATGGCATTCACGCTCCGACAATTGCAATATTTCGTCGCCGTCGCCGAACAGGGCTCCGTCACCCGCGCGGCACAGAACCTGTCGATCTCCCAGTCCTCGATAACAGAGGCGATCAAGGAACTTGAGGGAGACCTTGGCGTCGAGCTCTTCGACCGCCATCCGCGCGGGCTCTCCGTTACCCATAACGGCCACCAATTCCTGCGCCACGCGACCAAGATACTTGCCGATGTTTCCGATGCGCGGCGCAGCTTCTCCGACAGCCGCGAGGAACGAGGCGGCAAGCTCAATCTCGGCGTCACCTCGCTGGTTGCCGGTTACGTGCTCTCCGACCTGCTCGCCCGCTATCGCCGCGCCTGCCCGGGTGTCGAGGTGAGCGCCCTCGAAGACAATGGCTCCTATCTCGAACATCTACTGATCGGTGGCGAACTCGACGTGGCCGTCATGGTGATCTCAAACCTGCGCGATCGCATGGCGCTGCAGGCGGAGATCCTCGAAACGTCGCCTTACCGCCTGTGGCTGCCGATTGGGCATCCGCTCGTCAGCGCCGACATCATCTCGGTCGGGGATATCGCCAGGGAACCGCTGATCATGCTGACGGTGGACGAGATCGAGGAGAACACCGGCAAGCTTCTGACGGCGCTCGGCGCGCGGCCGCATGTGGCCTTCCGCACCCGTTCCGTCGAAGCCGTCAGGAGCCTCGTGGCAACCGGCGCAGGCATCGCCCTGTTGCCGGATCTCATTTATCGGCCCTGGTCGCTCGAAGGCGACCGGATCGAGAGTCGCGATGTCTCCGGCGCCCTACCGGTGGTGCAGGTCGGCATGGTCTGGCGCAAGGGGTCGAGCCTGCCGCACTCGGCACGCGACTTCGTCGGCATCGCCGAGGCGATGCGCAGCGCACGACCCCGCTGA
- a CDS encoding ABC transporter substrate-binding protein, whose protein sequence is MKQMLKSCTALTLSLGLAAPALAQEPLKELGAGEGALSIVAWPGYIERGETDKNYDWVTEFENKTGCKVSVKTAATSDEMVALMNEGGFDLVTASGDASLRLVAGKRVQPINTDLIPSWKTIDERMQNAPWHTADGIHYGTPYVWGPNVLMYNTDAFKGEPPKSWNVVFEEMTLPDGKSNKGRIQAYDGPIHVADAANYLMTHKPELGIKDPYELDEDQYKAALDLLRNQRKLVGRYWHDAMIQIDDFKNEGVVASGSWPFQVNLMQAEKLPIASVIPEEGVTGWADTTMLHADSEHPNCAYMWMEHTLSPKVQGDVSAWFGANPSVGAACKGNELLTDEGCATNGYDDFEKVKFWKTPVSKCESQGECVPYHRWVSDYIGVIGGR, encoded by the coding sequence ATGAAGCAGATGTTGAAATCCTGCACGGCGCTGACCCTGTCGCTCGGCCTCGCCGCCCCTGCTCTGGCGCAGGAGCCGCTGAAGGAACTCGGAGCGGGTGAAGGCGCACTGTCGATCGTCGCCTGGCCCGGCTATATCGAGCGCGGCGAGACGGACAAGAACTACGACTGGGTCACCGAATTCGAGAACAAGACCGGCTGCAAGGTCAGCGTGAAGACCGCCGCCACCTCCGACGAGATGGTGGCGCTGATGAATGAAGGCGGCTTCGATCTCGTCACCGCCTCGGGTGACGCCTCGCTACGCCTTGTTGCGGGAAAGCGCGTCCAGCCGATCAACACCGATCTGATCCCTAGCTGGAAAACGATCGACGAGCGCATGCAGAACGCGCCCTGGCATACGGCCGACGGCATCCATTACGGCACTCCCTATGTCTGGGGACCGAACGTGCTGATGTACAACACGGACGCGTTCAAGGGTGAACCGCCGAAGAGCTGGAACGTCGTCTTCGAAGAAATGACGCTGCCCGACGGCAAATCCAACAAGGGGCGCATCCAGGCCTATGACGGCCCCATCCATGTCGCCGATGCGGCCAACTACCTGATGACGCACAAGCCCGAGCTGGGCATCAAGGATCCTTACGAGCTCGACGAGGACCAGTACAAGGCCGCCCTCGACCTGCTCCGCAATCAGCGCAAACTGGTCGGTCGCTACTGGCACGACGCCATGATCCAGATCGACGACTTCAAAAACGAAGGCGTCGTCGCTTCCGGCTCATGGCCATTCCAAGTCAACCTGATGCAGGCCGAGAAGCTGCCGATCGCCTCGGTCATTCCGGAAGAAGGCGTGACGGGTTGGGCCGACACGACCATGCTGCATGCCGACAGCGAGCATCCGAACTGCGCCTATATGTGGATGGAACACACGCTGTCGCCGAAGGTCCAGGGCGACGTTTCCGCCTGGTTCGGCGCCAATCCCTCCGTCGGCGCCGCCTGCAAGGGCAACGAGCTTCTGACCGACGAAGGCTGCGCCACCAATGGCTACGACGATTTCGAGAAGGTCAAGTTCTGGAAGACGCCGGTGTCCAAATGCGAAAGCCAGGGCGAATGCGTGCCCTATCACCGCTGGGTATCGGACTATATCGGCGTGATCGGCGGGCGGTAA
- a CDS encoding ABC transporter ATP-binding protein gives MTAVLFDNVSRHFGAVRAVDRVKLSIAEGEFFAMLGPSGSGKTTCLRLMAGFEQPTSGHIEIFGETAEGVPPYRRSVNTVFQDYALFPHLSILDNVAYGLMVKGIGREERRKAAEDALAMVKLPGYGERRPGQLSGGQRQRVALARALVNKPKVLLLDEPLGALDLKLREQMQEELKSLQQSLGITFVFVTHDQGEALSMADRLAVFNEGRIQQLGTPEEVYKRPKTRFVADFVGSANVLPVDLCRRLGLKASFASLRPEAVAIAPASNGALSLSGTVASRSFLGATNRIVVNVDGARIAVASPAANVVPAIGSPVTLSFAASDLHPMEDA, from the coding sequence ATGACCGCCGTCCTTTTCGACAATGTTTCCCGCCACTTCGGCGCGGTGCGCGCCGTCGATCGCGTGAAGCTCTCGATCGCCGAGGGCGAGTTCTTTGCCATGCTCGGTCCGTCGGGCTCCGGCAAAACCACTTGCCTCCGGCTGATGGCCGGCTTCGAGCAGCCGACCAGCGGCCATATCGAGATTTTCGGCGAAACCGCCGAGGGCGTGCCCCCCTACCGGCGCAGCGTCAACACCGTCTTCCAGGACTACGCCCTCTTCCCGCATCTCTCCATCCTCGACAATGTCGCCTATGGCCTCATGGTCAAGGGGATCGGCCGCGAGGAACGGCGCAAGGCGGCCGAGGATGCGCTCGCCATGGTCAAGCTGCCGGGCTACGGCGAACGCCGGCCGGGGCAGCTTTCCGGCGGACAGCGGCAACGCGTGGCGCTTGCCCGCGCGCTCGTCAACAAGCCGAAAGTGCTGCTTCTCGACGAGCCGCTCGGCGCGCTCGATCTGAAGCTGCGCGAGCAGATGCAGGAGGAATTGAAAAGCCTGCAGCAATCGCTCGGCATCACCTTCGTCTTCGTCACCCATGATCAGGGCGAGGCGCTGTCCATGGCCGACCGTCTCGCCGTCTTCAACGAGGGGCGCATTCAGCAACTGGGCACGCCGGAGGAGGTATATAAGCGCCCGAAGACCCGCTTCGTCGCCGATTTCGTCGGCTCGGCCAACGTGCTGCCGGTCGATCTCTGCCGCAGGCTTGGGCTGAAGGCGTCCTTCGCCAGCCTGAGGCCGGAGGCAGTGGCGATTGCGCCTGCCTCGAACGGCGCGCTCAGCCTTTCCGGCACGGTGGCGTCGCGCAGCTTCCTCGGCGCGACCAACCGCATCGTCGTCAATGTCGACGGCGCGCGCATCGCCGTCGCCAGTCCCGCCGCGAACGTCGTTCCCGCCATCGGCAGCCCCGTCACGCTCAGCTTCGCCGCCAGCGACCTGCATCCAATGGAGGACGCATGA
- a CDS encoding ABC transporter permease: protein MTTVAESFPLPERRGTAGRLSDFFWRHPHVLLAILLGPPLLWLGIVYLGSLFALLLQSFFSIDDFSGLINYEFTLATYRQLLSEANLDIIIRTVVMAALVTLASAVVAFPIAYYAARYARGKGKALFYLAVMLPLWSSYLVKVYAWKLILAKEGILTWFLAKLNLLWLLDAWLSLPIVGGSSLSISYSGTFIVFVYVWMPFMILPIQAALERVPANLIEASSDLGGTPAQTFRHVIFPLALPGIVAGSIFTFSLTLGDYIIPQIIGSSRLFIGQAVYAQQGTAGNVPLAAAFTVVPIVIMGAYLWMAKRMGAFDAL, encoded by the coding sequence ATGACGACCGTTGCCGAAAGCTTCCCCCTTCCCGAGCGCCGCGGTACCGCCGGCCGCCTTTCCGACTTCTTCTGGAGGCACCCGCATGTGCTCCTGGCGATTCTCCTCGGACCGCCGCTGCTCTGGCTCGGCATCGTCTATCTCGGTTCGCTCTTCGCGCTTCTCCTGCAAAGCTTCTTTTCGATCGACGACTTTTCAGGTCTGATCAACTACGAATTCACGCTTGCGACCTATCGCCAGCTCCTGAGCGAGGCCAATCTCGACATCATCATCAGGACGGTGGTGATGGCGGCCCTGGTGACGCTCGCCTCCGCCGTCGTCGCCTTCCCGATCGCCTATTACGCCGCCCGCTACGCCCGCGGCAAAGGCAAGGCGCTGTTCTACCTCGCCGTCATGCTGCCGCTCTGGTCCAGCTATCTCGTCAAGGTCTATGCCTGGAAGCTGATCCTCGCCAAGGAAGGCATTCTCACCTGGTTTCTCGCCAAGCTGAACCTTCTCTGGCTGCTCGACGCCTGGCTATCGCTTCCCATCGTCGGCGGCAGTTCGCTTTCGATCAGCTACAGCGGTACGTTCATCGTCTTCGTGTATGTCTGGATGCCCTTCATGATCCTGCCGATCCAGGCGGCGCTGGAACGGGTGCCGGCCAATCTGATCGAGGCCTCGTCCGATCTCGGCGGCACGCCGGCGCAGACTTTCCGCCACGTCATCTTTCCGTTGGCGCTGCCCGGCATCGTCGCCGGCTCGATCTTCACCTTCTCGTTGACCCTCGGCGACTACATCATCCCACAGATCATCGGCTCGTCGCGGCTCTTCATTGGCCAGGCCGTCTATGCCCAGCAAGGCACCGCCGGCAACGTCCCGCTCGCCGCCGCCTTCACGGTCGTGCCGATCGTCATCATGGGAGCCTATCTCTGGATGGCCAAACGCATGGGGGCCTTCGATGCGCTCTGA
- a CDS encoding ABC transporter permease — protein MRSEKSNHAPLGLKIAAAAGLAFMHLPILLIFLYAFTTEEKSYQFPPPGLTAHWFAVAWSRPDVWAALTLSLKVASIATATALVLGTLCAAAVSQTRFFGREAISLLVILPIALPGIITGIALRSAFSIAEIPFSFWTIVLGHATFCIVVVYNNAVARFRRISGSLIEASMDLGADGFQTFRYVILPNIGTALLAGGMLAFALSFDEVIVTTFTAGQQSTLPIWMLEELIRPRQRPVTNVVAMIVVIVTFLPILGAYYLTRDGDKVAGAGK, from the coding sequence ATGCGCTCTGAGAAATCTAACCACGCCCCCCTCGGCCTGAAGATCGCCGCCGCCGCCGGCCTCGCCTTCATGCATCTGCCGATCCTACTCATCTTTCTTTACGCCTTCACGACCGAGGAGAAGAGCTATCAGTTCCCGCCGCCGGGGCTGACGGCGCATTGGTTCGCGGTCGCCTGGAGCCGGCCGGATGTCTGGGCGGCGCTGACGCTCTCTCTCAAGGTGGCATCGATCGCGACCGCCACCGCACTCGTGCTCGGCACGCTCTGCGCGGCGGCCGTCAGCCAGACGCGCTTTTTCGGCCGCGAGGCGATCTCGCTCCTCGTCATCCTGCCGATCGCGCTTCCCGGCATCATCACCGGCATCGCGCTCAGATCGGCATTCTCGATCGCCGAGATCCCGTTTTCCTTCTGGACCATCGTGCTCGGCCACGCCACTTTCTGCATCGTTGTCGTCTACAACAATGCGGTTGCCCGCTTCCGGCGCATCTCCGGCTCTTTGATCGAGGCCTCGATGGATCTCGGCGCCGACGGCTTCCAGACCTTCCGCTATGTCATCCTGCCGAACATCGGCACGGCGCTGCTTGCCGGCGGCATGCTCGCTTTCGCGCTGTCCTTCGATGAGGTGATCGTCACCACCTTCACGGCCGGTCAGCAGTCAACCCTGCCGATCTGGATGCTTGAGGAGCTGATCCGACCGCGCCAGCGCCCGGTCACGAATGTCGTTGCCATGATCGTCGTGATCGTCACCTTTTTGCCGATCCTCGGCGCCTACTACCTCACCCGCGACGGCGACAAGGTTGCCGGCGCCGGCAAATGA